DNA from Limnohabitans sp.:
GTCGTGGATGCGGTCGAAAAATTCGGCCACGACCCGCAATACCCCGTCACCAACAACTGGCCGCATCTGGTGCAGCAACTGGCCGACTTTGCGCGTGACCTACAAGGCGATGGCGAACCCGCTTTTTTGGTGGGCCATTCGCTGGGCGGCATCTTGAGCCTCATGTGCGCCGCACGCCACCCCGAGCTGGCGCGGGGCGTGGTGCTGATCGACTCGCCCGTGCTCGGCGGCTGGCGCGCCACCACCCTCGGCCTGGCCAAGCGCACCGCTTTAGTAGGCTCGGTCTCGCCTGGGCGCATCAGCCGAAAGCGGCGCAACCACTGGCCCAGCACCCAAGCGGCGCTCGAGAATTTTCAGCACAAAAAATCCTTTGCCCGCTGGGACCCTCAGGTCTTGCGCGACTACATAGACCACGGCACCCACGACGAAGGTGGCCAACGCGTGCTCAGCTTTGACCGTGATGTAGAAACTGCCATTTACAACAACCTGCCGCACAAACTCGACAGCCTACTCAAGCGGCACCCACTCAAATGCCCCGTCGCCTTCATCGGTGGCACCCACTCTGCAGAAATGCGCCAAGCCGGCACCGACCTGACGCATCAAGTCGTCCAAGGCCGCATCATGATGCTCGACGGCTCCCACCTGTTTCCGATGGAAAAACCTCTGGCCACTGCTGCGGCCATCGAAGCCACTTTGCGCAATATCGACGCCTGAATCTTGTAGGAGCCCACCCCGTGGGCGATTGGGCGCGACGCGTGCCCCAAAAACCATCGCGCACAGGGTGCGCTCCAACACGGAAAAGCCCTGTCTACAGCCAGAGTCAAGCCGCCCAGGTCACCAAGCCGGTGTAGCTGGTGCCCAGCACCACCAGACCGAACACGATCCGGTACCAGGCAAACACCTCAAAGCTGTTGGTCGAGATGAATTTGAGCAACCAGCGCACACAGACCCAGGCGCTCAAAAACGAAAACACCAAACCCACCGCAAACATGGGCACATCGGCCATGCTGAGCAATGCGCGGTCTTTGTACAGGCTGTAAGCCCCCGCGCCAATCAGCGTGGGGATGGCCAGGTAAAAAGAAAAATCGGTCGCCGCCTTGCGCGACATGCCCAGCAACATGCCGCCGATGATGGTTGCGCCGCTTCGGCTGGTGCCCGGAATCATGGCCAGGCACTGCACCAGGCCCACCTTGAGCGCATCTTGCCAACGCATGTCTTCCACCTCGCCGATGTGCACCGCCACGGCCTGCCTGCGCTCGGCCCACAAAATGATGAAACCGCCAATGATGAAACTGGTGGCCACCACCTCGGGCGTGAACAGGTTCGCCTTGATGGCCTTGCCAAACATCAAGCCCAGGATCACGGCAGGCACAAAGGCGATGAACACATTCAGCGCAAAGCGCTGGGCATCGGCACTGTGCGGCAAAGCGCGCACCGTGCTGCTGATCTTTTGCCAATACACAATGATCACCGCCAAAATAGCGCCCGTCTGGATGGCGATATCGAACACCTTGGCCTTGTCATCGTCAAAGCCCAGCAAGGCCCCGGCCAAAATCAAATGCCCGGTGGACGAGATCGGCAAGAACTCGGTCAGCCCCTCGACCACGCCCATCACGGCGGCTTTCAACAACAACATCAGGTCCACAAACGCTCCTCGAAAAATCTGGGGGGATTATCGCGACATTCGCGCACCGTTGTCCGCACACGCCGCGATCCATGCATTTCACGCAGCCCAATCAGCGTTTCATCGCATCCCGCTTTTCACAAGGTCTGACTGGATCGATATTTCACCCCATCACAGCGCCCCTATCCCGAATGCAGCGCCGTGAGGGGCCACCCCACTGAGGTGGCCGTTGTGTCAATTCCGAACAATGGAAAAACCATGAACAACCAGACCATCCGTCCCATCACACCCCACACACGCCCCCAGTCACCACGCAGTCTGACTGTGCTGCTGGGCCAAGGCTGCGTCCTCCTCGCCCTGGCCGCCAGCGTTCTACCCGCCCAGGCCGCCGACATCACCGTCGATATCCAGCCCTTGCCCAGCAGCGAGGGCTGGGTCATGGTTTCCTTGTTTGAGCGTTCGGCTGACTACCCTCATAACATCCGCTACGGCCAGCGAATCGCGGCCAGTCGTCAAGTGGCGGGGCAGCCACTCCAGTTGGTGTTCACCCAGCTGCAGCCCGGGCGATATGCCCTCTCGGCCTACCAGGACAAAGACGGCAACGGCAAGCTCAACACCAACCTGATGGGCATACCCAACGAGCCGGTTGGCTTTTCCAACAACGCCAAGGCCTCGTTTGGCCAGCCCAGCTTTGACAGCGCGGCATTTGAAGTCGGCCCGCAAGGTGCCCGCGTCAATCTGACACTGCAATGAGGACCGCCATGCAATCCACAAACACCTCATGGAACCGACGCCAATGGCTAGGCGCTTTGGCAGCCTTGGGACTGGGCAGTCTGACCAGCCCTCGCGCCCATGCCGCCACCGCCGAAACAGCCTGGCACAGCAGCTACGCGCCATTCGATGCGCCCGGGTTCAAGGGCAGTCTGCAAACCGAGCGCCTGCCGGTGCAGGGCCAGCTACCCGCCGAACTGCGCGGCACGCTGTACCGCAACGGACCCGCCCGCTTTGGACATGGCAGCAGCCGCCTGACGCACTGGTTTGACGGCGACGGCATGCTGCAAGCGCTGCGCATCGATGGCGGCCAGGTCAGCCACCAAGGCCAACTGCTGGACACCCCCAAGGCCGCACAAGAACTCGCTGCGGGCCGCTTTTTGTATGGTGGTTTTGGCAGCACCGTGGCCCATTCACTGCCCGTGACGCAGCCCGATGTCATCAACCCCGCCAACATCAACTTGCTGTCCATGGACCAGGGACGCAAGCTCTATGCCCTGTGGGAAGCGGGTTCAGCACTGGAGGTTTACCCAGACACCCTGAAAAGCGTGGGCTTCAAGGTCTGGTCGCCCGAAACCGCAGGCGCACCGTTTTCGGCCCACCCCCGGGTGGCCCCTGACGGCACAGTCTGGAACTTTGGCTACATGCCCGGCACCGGCAAACTGCTGATCTACCAGATCGCATCCAACGGCCAACTGCAACGCCAAACAGTCATCACCGTGCCCAATGCCGACATGGTGCACGACTTTGCCATCACCGAGCGGCATCTGGTCTTCTTGTTGCAGCCGCTGAAATATGAACGCCCCGCATCTGGCCTGCCCAACTTGCTGGCAGGCATGCGCTGGGACCCACAAGCACCCATGATCGCCTGCGTTGTTGCCATGGCCGACTGGCACACCACACTGATCGAGATGCCCAACAGCGGCCTTTTCCATCTGGGCAACGCCTTTGAGCGCGGCGATCGCATCCACCTGAGCTATGTGCACCACAAAGACATCCTGCGCATGCGCAGCTTTGACGTATCGCCTGGATTGCCACGCCAAGAACCGCTGGACACCACGTGGACCGAGGTCGAACTGCACACCGCCCGCCGCCGCGCCACCGTACGCCCCACAGACCTGCGGCTGGTCGAGTTTCCTCGCTTTGATCCGCGCCGCGTAGGCCTGCCCCAGAAACTCACGGTCATGCTTCAATACACCCAGGCTCCGGGGCTCCTATTGGGCTTCAGCACCGTGCTGACCACCGACGGCCAGCGTACCCAGCGCCACGACTACGGCACAGACTGGCTGGCCGAAGAACATGTCTATGTGCCCCACCCACACAAGACCGATGAAAACGCGGGCTGGGTGCTGGGCACCGCCTACCACTGGCCCACCGAAAAAACCACGCTCTCGGTCTTCAATGCAGGTCAGATCAGCGCCGGCCCCGTGGCCCGGGTGCAACTGCCTTATGGTTTGCCGCTGGGTTTACACGGGCAATTTGTCGCCCTTTCAGCTCAGCGCACCTGAGCAGATCGCGTTATTCTTTAGGCAAAAGATCTCTCGGCCATGAACACAAACACCCTTCTTGCCTGGCTCCCGCCCCATCACCGACGCCCCTTGCTGCAGCGCCTGCTGATCGTGTGGGGCGTGGCTTTGTTGATCGGCTTGGGCACCTGGATCAGTAGCCGGGCCGACGGGCACCCCAGCACCTTGGATGTGTCGCTGGTTTACGCCTACGCCATCTCCACCTTCGTTTGGCTGCTGACCGATGTGCCGCGCTTTGCCTTCAAACGCCTGCTGCGCTCACAAGCGCCCTACTACTGGCCGCCTGCGCTGCCCGCCACACTCATGCTGTTGGTGGGCATTCCGCTGGGCTTTGTGCTGGGCAGACTGTTGGGCGATGCCTATTCGGGCAGGTCCACCTGGGATTTGCTTGAACACAACCAAAGCCGTTTTGTGGGCCTGATGGTCACCGCCATCGCCATCAGCTTTGCCTTCGTCGCGTATTTCACCCAACGCGGCAAGGCCGAATCGCTGGCCAACGAGGTGACACAGGCGCAACTCATGCTGCTCCAATCGCAGCTGGAGCCGCACATGCTGTTCAACACGCTGGCGCATTTGCGGGCACTGATCGGGCAAGACACCGCGCGCGCCCACGCCATGCTCGACCACTTGAACGACTATTTGCGCACCACGCTGCAGGCCACGCGACTGCCCGTGCACCAAGCGCTGCACCCGCTGGGCGACGAATTCTCTCGTCTGGGCGACTACCTGAGCCTCATGGCGATCCGCATGGGGCCACGCATGGCGTTTGAGCTGGACTTGCCCGATGCCTTGACCAAAGCGCCCGTGCCGCGCTTCATCCTGCAGCCCTTGGTAGAAAACGCCATCCGCCACGGCCTGGAGCCACAGGTCAGCGGTGGCCGCATCGAGGTACAGGCCCGCGCTGAGGGTGCGCTGCTGCTGCTGACGGTGCGAGACAACGGCTTGGGCATCAGCGAACTGACGCTGGCCGAATCGGCCCGCCCTTTGACGCTCATCACCGACCGCCCCAGCGCATCCTGGGGCCTGAGCCATGTGCGCCAGCGCCTGCACACCCTGTATGGCGAACGCGCCGGCATGCACATCAGCCCCTTGCCCACGGGGGGCACCTGCGTGGTGCTGACATTGCCTTTAGACAACCCGCATGACAAAGCATGAAATGCGGCCCCCCACTGCGCGTTCTTTTTGTAGGAGCCCACCCCTGTGGGCGATGGGCGTGGCACACGCCCTGAAAACCATCGCCCACAGGGTGGGCTCCTACAAAGACAAAATAGCCACCCCATGAACACCCCCGCTACCGCACTCATTGCCGAAGACGAGCCGCTGCTGGCCCAAACCCTGCAAAACGAACTGCACGCCCTGTGGCCCGCGCTGCGCGTGCTGGCCACGGCGGGCGACGGCCTGAGCGCTGTGCAACTGGCGCTGCAACACCGCCCCGACGTGCTGTTTTTTGACATCCGCATGCCGGGCCAAACCGGGCTGGAGGCTGCGGCCGAACTGGCCGAAGAATGGCCCGAAACCAAGCCTTTTCCGCTGTTGGTGTTTGTGACGGCTTATGACCAATACGCCCTGGCCGCGTTTGATGCGCAGGCGGTGGACTACGTGCTCAAACCCGTGCGTGCTGACCGGCTGGCCCAAACCGTGGCGCGGCTGCAATACGGCCTGCGCCAGCGCCAGCCCGGTCCCCAAACCAGCGAGCAACTGGACCCGGTGCTCCAGCAACTGCGCGCCTTGCTGAGCGCGCCCACCGACGCCGCCAAACCCGCAGCGCCCTTGCAGCTGCTGCAAGCCAGCGTGGGCAACCAACTGCGCATGGTGCCCGTGGCCGATGTGCTGCACCTGGAAGCGGCCGACAAATACGTGCGCGTGTTCACCACCGACGGCGCAGAAGTGCTGCTGCGCACCCCATTGAAGGAACTCATGCAGCGGCTCGATGCGCAAGTGTTCTGGCAAATCCATCGGGGCTCTGTGGTGCGCGCCACCGCCATCGAATCGGTCACCCGCGACGAATCGGGGCGTTTGAGTTTGCGCCTGAAGGGCCTGCCTACACGGCTGAGCGTGAGCCGCCTTTACGCGCATTTGTTCAAAGCGATGTGAACCTGTAACAGTGTGCAAAAGCGGGGTGAGCTTACAGAGGCAAATACAAAGTGTTGAATAATTCAACAGCACCCAGCAACTGATTGCCAACAGAGCCCCATGCATCACGCACCCCTCTCCCTCGCCTTATCTCGTCAACGACTCACCCGTCGCCACGCTTTGTGGTTGCTCGGTGCCAGCGTATCGGCCACCAGTCTTGGGGCCTTGCAAGGTTGCGCTCAATCGCCCATCACGGGTGAACGTATCTTGGTCGGCATGTCCGAGGTGCAAGAGCGTGCCATCGATGCACAACAGGCTCCGCACCAATTTTCTGAAGACCTCGGTGCTATCCAAGACCCTGCTGTGAACCGCTACGTCAGCGAACTCGGGCGCGAACTGCACACCCGCTCACACCGCCCCGACATGCCCTACAACTACCGGGTGCTGAACGCCAATTACGTGAATGCCTACACATTCCCCGCAGGCGCCATGGGTGTGACGCGTGGCATTTTGGTGGCCATGAAGGACGAAGCCGAACTCGCTGCGCTGTTGGGTCACGAAATTGGCCACGTCACCGCACGCCACTCCGCACAGCGCAGCGGACAAGGTTTGTTGGCCAACGTGACCTTGATGGGCGTGGCGTTGACGGCCAACGAACAATGGGGCAACTTGGCCATGCTGGGCGGACAAATTGGGGCCAGCGCGCTGTTGGCCTCGTATTCGCGCGACAACGAGCGCGAGGCCGATGCCTTGGGCCAAGCCTACATGGTGCGCAGCGGCTATCCGGCCAGTGGCATGGTGCGCTTGCACCAACTCCTGCTCAACGAAGAAAAGCAAGCCCCCAGCCTCTTGCAAACCATGTTCAGCTCGCACCCCATGAGCGCCGAGCGCGTCGCCACCGCCGAGCGTTTGGCCAGCACGCAATACGCCAACACCAGCGGCCTGCCCACCCGGCGCGAACGCTTCATGGACAGCACGGCCAGCGTGCGCCGCATCCAACCCACCATCGAAGCCTGCCAACGCGGCGAAACCGCGATGAGCCGCAAACAACTGCCCCAAGCCCAAGCGGCGTTTGCCCAAGCCATCAAAGCCACACCCAGAGACTACGCCGCCCACATCCGCATGGCCCAATGCTTGCAGGCCATGGGCAAACCCCAAGAGGCGCGTGCTTACGCACAAACTGGCCAAAGCATTTATCCGCAAGAAGCCCAAGCGCAAAAAATCTCGGGTGTGTTGGCCTTGCAACTCAAGCAACCCCAGCAGGCCTACCAAGACCTGACCCGCTTCGACCAAACGCTACCGGGCGACCCTGGCATCACGTTCTTGCGCGGGGTTGCCCTTGAGGGCACCGGTAACCGGCAAGACGCTGCTGTGTTGTACCGCCGCTTTTTACAAGCCAGCAACCAAGGGCAGGCCGCGCAATACGCCGCCACCCGTTTGCAAGCTTGGGGCGTCAGATAAAAAGCCCCCGGTGTCTGATCCATCCCTCCAAAAAATCGCCCGCTTCGGCGCCTTCGCCATCGCCGCCGTATGGCTGGCCGTAGCCGGGGTGCTGTATTTGGTGTTTGAGCGCATCGAGCAAAACCGCCAAGCCAGCCTCAAGCCCTATGCGCTCAGCTCGGGCGACCTGGTCATCCCGCGCCAGCGCGACGGGCATTTTCATGTCGAGGGCGAAGTCAACCGCCAGCCCGTCACGTTTTTGGTGGACACCGGGGCCAGCCATGTGAGCGTGAGCCAGGCGCTGGCCACACAAGCTGGGCTGCCTGCGGGCCAAAGCATCACCTTGCACACCGCCAACGGCCAGCGCCCCGGCCAACTGGTGCGCAGCGTGCCCGTGCGGGCGGGCCACCTGGTGCTCAACGACGCCAGCGTCACCGTGGGCCTGAGCGGCCTGCAGCCCAACCAAGCCCTGCTGGGCCAAGCCTTCCTCAAACACTTCGACGTGGAAATCCGGCGCGACGAGATGGTGCTGCGCCAGAGGCCCTGAAGCATCGGTGATGTGTTTTTGATCCGTGCAGACTGGGGTCGCAGAGATAAGGACAGGCGGCCACTTGTTTTACATTGCCAACCGTGCTACGGTTGCAAATCCGTACAACCCATCAGGATGTAAAACCATGACCACCGTGTCCGTCTCCCCCAAATTCCAAGTGGTGATCCCCAAAGAGATCCGCGAAGCGCTGCAGCTCTTTGCAGGGCAGCGCATGGAGGTACGGCTCAACGACGGCAAAGTCGAGTTTGTGCCCGAGCAGTCGATCCTGTCCTACAAGGGGCGCTGGCCCGGCATCGACAGCACCGTGGTGCGCGACGCCGATCGGGTGTGAGCATGGCACCCATCACCCGGCCAGAACGGCCATGGCATGTGGTGGACAGTTGCGGTTGGCTGGCCTTTTTTGGAGGCGAGGCCAATGCCCCGTTTTTTGAAGCCGCTTTTGCCAAACCCGACGTCTTGATCGTGCCGGCCCTCACCCTTTATGAAGTGGGCAAGCGCATGCTGCAAGAGCGCGGCGAGGATGCCGCCTTGGAGGCTTTGGCCGTGATGCAAAAAGGCCGGGTGGTCCAACTGGCACCCGCCGACTTGTTTGAAGCCGCCAAGACGGCCACCCAGCACAAACTGTCGATGGGCGACGCCATCATTTGGCAAACCGCACAAGTGCACACCGCCATGCTCTACACCCAGGATGCGGGCTTGCGCCACATGCCGCATGTGTTGTTCAAAGCCAAGTGAGCACCTGAACAAACAACGCAGCCGCTCAGTGCCGCTGCCACTGATCGCGCTGATCACGTTTCCCACGCCTGCCACCGCGCTCCTGCTCCTCCTCGCGGAACTGCCTGCGCTCTTGGCCACGCTGCCCACGGTCGTGCCCGTGGCCCCAAATTTGAGCAGGGGGATGAGCCCGGGGCACGAACACCACACGAGGCGGGGGTGGCGGGACATAAATCACACGCGGTGGTGGGGGCGGGGCATAAATGACACGGGGCGGGCCGTAATAGACCGGACCAGGCACACCCACATGGCCGTAAACCTGGGCATGGCCGATGCGCGAATGCACCGACACCGACGGCTCCACAAACACCGGGTGCGCGCAGCCCCCCTGCATCAAAGTCAGACCCAACAACCCGAACAAGGCCAGTGGCCTTGAAAACGACGACTTGAACGGAAAAAGCATGACAAAGTTCCTCTGGTGACATTGGCTTTTCTTGAAAGCAGGCTCCTTGCCCCCTTTAGCGCGCCAGCCTGGGCTTTGGTGCACCGCCACTGCTTTACAGTGGTTTCCAGTCGTAACGGCGCGCACGCAGCCCGACCCGCGCCAGCCCCTAAAATCAAGCGCTATGACTTCCCCCACCCCAGACAACAGCGCCGACCACAAGGTCAGCAACTTCCTGCGTCAGATCATCGACAAAGACATCGAGCAGGGCACGTATGCCAGCCGCCGCTGGGCAGGCAGCCCCGGCGACGCCGCGCACCACGCTGCTGGCCAGCCCGACCCGGCCAAGATCCGCACCCGCTTTCCGCCCGAGCCCAACGGCTATTTGCATGTGGGCCACGCCAAGAGCATCTGCATCAACTTTGGCCTGGCCCAAGAGTACGGCGGCGTGTGCCACCTGCGCTTTGACGACACCAACCCCGAAAAAGAAGACACCGAATACGTCAACAGCATCATCGACGCCGTGAAATGGCTCGGTTTTGACTGGGCGCAAATGGGCCAGGCCCAAGGCGCAGCCGCATCCGAGGACTGCAGCGCCGCGCCCTACCAGGCCAGCGACTACTTCGACTTCATGTACCGCGCAGCCGAGGCGCTGATCCAAGCCGGTCACGCCTATGTGGACGAGCAAAGCGCCGAAGACATGCGCGCCAACCGGGGCGACTTTGGCAAGCCCGGCGTGGACAGCCCTTTCCGCACCCGCACGGTGGAACAGAACCTGACCCGCTTTCGCGAGATGCGCGACGGCAAGTTGGCCGACGGCGCGGCCGTGCTGCGCGCCAAGATCAGCATGCAGTCCCCCAACATCAACCTGCGCGACCCGGCCATCTACCGCATCCGCCGCGCCACCCACCACCACACGGGCGACACCTGGTGCATCTACCCGATGTACACCTATGCCCACCCCATCGAAGACGCGCTGGAGCAGATCACCCACAGCCTGTGCACGCTGGAGTTTGAAGACCAGCGCCCGTTTTACGACTGGCTGATGGAGCGCCTGTGCGAGTGCCAGCTGCTGGCCGCGCCCAGCCCGAAGCAATACGAATTTGCCCGCCTGAACCTGACCTATGTGATCACCAGCAAACGCAAGCTGGCGCAACTGGTCAATGAAGGCAAAGTCAGCGGCTGGGACGACCCCCGCATGCCGACCATCGTGGGCCTTCGCCGCCGGGGCTACACCCCGACAAGCCTGCGCCTGTTTGCCGACCGCATTGGCGTGACCAAGAGCGACAGCTGGATCGACTACAGCACGCTCGAAGGCTGCCTGCGCGAAGACCTGGAAAACAAAGCCCACCGCGGCATGGCCGTGCTCGACCCCGTCAAGTTGGTGCTCACCAACTGGGCCGAGGCCTTTGGCTCAGATGCCTACACCGAAGACTGCACCCAACCCGCCCTGCCCCACAGCGCCATCGCCGAAGGCAAGGATGGGAAAGATGGCACTGAAGGCGCCATGACCCCCTCTGAC
Protein-coding regions in this window:
- a CDS encoding alpha/beta hydrolase, translated to MARIIFSHANSFPASTYQVLLDNLRQRGFVVDAVEKFGHDPQYPVTNNWPHLVQQLADFARDLQGDGEPAFLVGHSLGGILSLMCAARHPELARGVVLIDSPVLGGWRATTLGLAKRTALVGSVSPGRISRKRRNHWPSTQAALENFQHKKSFARWDPQVLRDYIDHGTHDEGGQRVLSFDRDVETAIYNNLPHKLDSLLKRHPLKCPVAFIGGTHSAEMRQAGTDLTHQVVQGRIMMLDGSHLFPMEKPLATAAAIEATLRNIDA
- a CDS encoding undecaprenyl-diphosphate phosphatase, which translates into the protein MDLMLLLKAAVMGVVEGLTEFLPISSTGHLILAGALLGFDDDKAKVFDIAIQTGAILAVIIVYWQKISSTVRALPHSADAQRFALNVFIAFVPAVILGLMFGKAIKANLFTPEVVATSFIIGGFIILWAERRQAVAVHIGEVEDMRWQDALKVGLVQCLAMIPGTSRSGATIIGGMLLGMSRKAATDFSFYLAIPTLIGAGAYSLYKDRALLSMADVPMFAVGLVFSFLSAWVCVRWLLKFISTNSFEVFAWYRIVFGLVVLGTSYTGLVTWAA
- a CDS encoding DUF2141 domain-containing protein yields the protein MNNQTIRPITPHTRPQSPRSLTVLLGQGCVLLALAASVLPAQAADITVDIQPLPSSEGWVMVSLFERSADYPHNIRYGQRIAASRQVAGQPLQLVFTQLQPGRYALSAYQDKDGNGKLNTNLMGIPNEPVGFSNNAKASFGQPSFDSAAFEVGPQGARVNLTLQ
- a CDS encoding carotenoid oxygenase family protein; the protein is MQSTNTSWNRRQWLGALAALGLGSLTSPRAHAATAETAWHSSYAPFDAPGFKGSLQTERLPVQGQLPAELRGTLYRNGPARFGHGSSRLTHWFDGDGMLQALRIDGGQVSHQGQLLDTPKAAQELAAGRFLYGGFGSTVAHSLPVTQPDVINPANINLLSMDQGRKLYALWEAGSALEVYPDTLKSVGFKVWSPETAGAPFSAHPRVAPDGTVWNFGYMPGTGKLLIYQIASNGQLQRQTVITVPNADMVHDFAITERHLVFLLQPLKYERPASGLPNLLAGMRWDPQAPMIACVVAMADWHTTLIEMPNSGLFHLGNAFERGDRIHLSYVHHKDILRMRSFDVSPGLPRQEPLDTTWTEVELHTARRRATVRPTDLRLVEFPRFDPRRVGLPQKLTVMLQYTQAPGLLLGFSTVLTTDGQRTQRHDYGTDWLAEEHVYVPHPHKTDENAGWVLGTAYHWPTEKTTLSVFNAGQISAGPVARVQLPYGLPLGLHGQFVALSAQRT
- a CDS encoding histidine kinase — its product is MNTNTLLAWLPPHHRRPLLQRLLIVWGVALLIGLGTWISSRADGHPSTLDVSLVYAYAISTFVWLLTDVPRFAFKRLLRSQAPYYWPPALPATLMLLVGIPLGFVLGRLLGDAYSGRSTWDLLEHNQSRFVGLMVTAIAISFAFVAYFTQRGKAESLANEVTQAQLMLLQSQLEPHMLFNTLAHLRALIGQDTARAHAMLDHLNDYLRTTLQATRLPVHQALHPLGDEFSRLGDYLSLMAIRMGPRMAFELDLPDALTKAPVPRFILQPLVENAIRHGLEPQVSGGRIEVQARAEGALLLLTVRDNGLGISELTLAESARPLTLITDRPSASWGLSHVRQRLHTLYGERAGMHISPLPTGGTCVVLTLPLDNPHDKA
- a CDS encoding LytTR family DNA-binding domain-containing protein, whose product is MNTPATALIAEDEPLLAQTLQNELHALWPALRVLATAGDGLSAVQLALQHRPDVLFFDIRMPGQTGLEAAAELAEEWPETKPFPLLVFVTAYDQYALAAFDAQAVDYVLKPVRADRLAQTVARLQYGLRQRQPGPQTSEQLDPVLQQLRALLSAPTDAAKPAAPLQLLQASVGNQLRMVPVADVLHLEAADKYVRVFTTDGAEVLLRTPLKELMQRLDAQVFWQIHRGSVVRATAIESVTRDESGRLSLRLKGLPTRLSVSRLYAHLFKAM
- a CDS encoding M48 family metalloprotease, which translates into the protein MHHAPLSLALSRQRLTRRHALWLLGASVSATSLGALQGCAQSPITGERILVGMSEVQERAIDAQQAPHQFSEDLGAIQDPAVNRYVSELGRELHTRSHRPDMPYNYRVLNANYVNAYTFPAGAMGVTRGILVAMKDEAELAALLGHEIGHVTARHSAQRSGQGLLANVTLMGVALTANEQWGNLAMLGGQIGASALLASYSRDNEREADALGQAYMVRSGYPASGMVRLHQLLLNEEKQAPSLLQTMFSSHPMSAERVATAERLASTQYANTSGLPTRRERFMDSTASVRRIQPTIEACQRGETAMSRKQLPQAQAAFAQAIKATPRDYAAHIRMAQCLQAMGKPQEARAYAQTGQSIYPQEAQAQKISGVLALQLKQPQQAYQDLTRFDQTLPGDPGITFLRGVALEGTGNRQDAAVLYRRFLQASNQGQAAQYAATRLQAWGVR
- a CDS encoding TIGR02281 family clan AA aspartic protease, giving the protein MSDPSLQKIARFGAFAIAAVWLAVAGVLYLVFERIEQNRQASLKPYALSSGDLVIPRQRDGHFHVEGEVNRQPVTFLVDTGASHVSVSQALATQAGLPAGQSITLHTANGQRPGQLVRSVPVRAGHLVLNDASVTVGLSGLQPNQALLGQAFLKHFDVEIRRDEMVLRQRP
- a CDS encoding AbrB/MazE/SpoVT family DNA-binding domain-containing protein, coding for MTTVSVSPKFQVVIPKEIREALQLFAGQRMEVRLNDGKVEFVPEQSILSYKGRWPGIDSTVVRDADRV
- a CDS encoding type II toxin-antitoxin system VapC family toxin — protein: MAPITRPERPWHVVDSCGWLAFFGGEANAPFFEAAFAKPDVLIVPALTLYEVGKRMLQERGEDAALEALAVMQKGRVVQLAPADLFEAAKTATQHKLSMGDAIIWQTAQVHTAMLYTQDAGLRHMPHVLFKAK
- a CDS encoding glutamine--tRNA ligase/YqeY domain fusion protein, with the protein product MTSPTPDNSADHKVSNFLRQIIDKDIEQGTYASRRWAGSPGDAAHHAAGQPDPAKIRTRFPPEPNGYLHVGHAKSICINFGLAQEYGGVCHLRFDDTNPEKEDTEYVNSIIDAVKWLGFDWAQMGQAQGAAASEDCSAAPYQASDYFDFMYRAAEALIQAGHAYVDEQSAEDMRANRGDFGKPGVDSPFRTRTVEQNLTRFREMRDGKLADGAAVLRAKISMQSPNINLRDPAIYRIRRATHHHTGDTWCIYPMYTYAHPIEDALEQITHSLCTLEFEDQRPFYDWLMERLCECQLLAAPSPKQYEFARLNLTYVITSKRKLAQLVNEGKVSGWDDPRMPTIVGLRRRGYTPTSLRLFADRIGVTKSDSWIDYSTLEGCLREDLENKAHRGMAVLDPVKLVLTNWAEAFGSDAYTEDCTQPALPHSAIAEGKDGKDGTEGAMTPSDRVFKIGKEVWIEREDFEEVPPKGYKRLSPPKVNPDGSTSPGAVVRLKGGYVIECTGCARDAAGHVTEVHAKVIPGTKSGTPGADSVKAKAAITWVGVADGVQAEVRLYDRLFADAHPDAGGKDFLQSLNPNSLKVVTAYVEPSLAQAQPDQKFQFERFGYFVADRADHVAGAKPVFNRVTGLKDSWGK